One window of Candidatus Nitrospira kreftii genomic DNA carries:
- a CDS encoding Gamma-glutamyl phosphate reductase codes for MPNEVPCKLYIDKLLKDCSKASMGVARLASVVKRNALHAMADRIAADYATVLAANAIDVDAVGKSFESVDAKSRTKAAVARVRLTADHVKEIIDRLHLIADLPDPVGMVTSRQERPDGLQVSRVRVPLGVIGVISERNPLVMAESIALCLKSGNLCIFRGAAEWKWTFQALDTLLREAATASGIPGGSWALIDREEKEVAIELMRSGKGSLDAMIVRGGAGLRKTVAEQAKVPILCDDGGLTHLYVDEGTDLPMAQNLVINSKVQLVRASNALDTLLVQQVIGRQFLPPLINRLLDQFKVEVRACPKTVALMGQMAMTGHTAIVPATDSDWHTPFAGPVLAIKMVEDLSEALEHIRAHGPCLTAAIATSRYESAIRFTQEVDAGAVLVNASTRLHAGDSFGMGTDVGLSTGKLHAKGPIGLDQLTCEKYVVFGMGQLRLPHPVPDTYFDAIMLKRP; via the coding sequence ATGCCGAACGAAGTCCCCTGCAAGCTCTATATTGATAAGTTGTTGAAAGACTGTAGCAAAGCGTCTATGGGGGTGGCTCGGCTTGCCAGCGTGGTTAAGAGGAACGCGCTTCATGCCATGGCAGATCGGATCGCCGCGGATTACGCGACCGTTCTCGCGGCCAATGCCATAGATGTCGATGCTGTCGGGAAGTCCTTCGAGAGTGTCGACGCGAAGAGTCGAACGAAGGCTGCTGTGGCTCGGGTGCGTCTGACAGCTGACCATGTGAAGGAGATCATCGATCGGCTCCATCTCATTGCTGACCTGCCGGATCCTGTCGGAATGGTGACCTCCAGACAGGAGCGACCGGATGGCTTGCAAGTGTCGAGAGTGAGGGTTCCCCTCGGGGTCATCGGGGTGATTTCTGAGCGGAACCCACTGGTGATGGCTGAATCGATCGCGCTCTGCCTCAAGTCGGGGAACCTCTGTATCTTTCGGGGGGCTGCGGAATGGAAATGGACGTTTCAGGCGCTTGACACGCTGTTGCGCGAAGCGGCAACGGCGAGCGGCATACCGGGAGGATCGTGGGCGCTAATCGACCGTGAAGAAAAAGAGGTCGCGATCGAATTGATGCGATCAGGAAAAGGAAGTCTGGACGCGATGATCGTGCGTGGCGGAGCCGGTCTCCGAAAAACCGTTGCAGAACAGGCGAAGGTTCCGATCCTGTGTGACGACGGCGGGCTGACCCATTTGTATGTCGACGAAGGCACCGATCTCCCGATGGCCCAGAATCTGGTGATTAACTCGAAGGTGCAACTCGTGAGAGCCTCTAACGCACTGGATACATTACTTGTACAGCAGGTTATTGGACGGCAATTCTTACCACCACTGATCAACCGATTACTGGACCAATTCAAGGTTGAAGTGCGAGCGTGCCCGAAGACGGTTGCCCTGATGGGGCAAATGGCCATGACAGGCCATACGGCGATCGTGCCTGCTACGGACTCAGACTGGCACACACCGTTCGCAGGTCCGGTTCTGGCCATCAAGATGGTAGAAGACCTCAGTGAGGCGTTAGAACATATCAGGGCGCATGGACCGTGTCTGACGGCCGCCATCGCCACCAGTCGCTATGAGTCTGCCATACGCTTTACGCAAGAAGTCGATGCCGGGGCGGTGCTGGTCAATGCGTCGACTCGACTTCATGCCGGCGACAGTTTTGGCATGGGAACCGACGTAGGGTTGAGTACGGGGAAGCTGCATGCAAAGGGCCCGATCGGTCTGGATCAACTAACCTGTGAGAAATATGTCGTGTTTGGTATGGGGCAACTGCGGTTGCCTCATCCGGTGCCCGATACCTACTTCGATGCCATTATGCTGAAACGGCCGTAA
- a CDS encoding hypothetical protein (conserved protein of unknown function) codes for MRAEARMDGRGLRLILCVLVGGLLGACGELKPMKPKDPPTQASPQQAAERNRESPPSKIMQARPDAGNPQQCLVNFDDEGALTQILGQARSTVALKTGRSPSGQLQMCDPSKHNDCWTYRQRCSKHEVNVDSLGHAHFHLSMETGIECYTLPDPGDGLGRGFGKLVEWKCTHVDWAQTPRVLSSHDLNQWIKVWVSDAENHAPTYFDLESIRVLPDTSIQLWFQKRDGTWWFWPELTSARTWNIREWVRDVSEVRLRGTRAGRASSYIIDSLVVRD; via the coding sequence ATGCGGGCTGAGGCACGAATGGATGGACGGGGGCTTCGTCTGATTCTCTGTGTGTTAGTGGGAGGGTTGTTAGGCGCATGCGGTGAGCTGAAACCGATGAAGCCCAAGGACCCTCCGACTCAAGCGAGCCCTCAACAAGCGGCCGAACGAAATCGAGAGAGCCCACCCTCCAAGATCATGCAAGCGCGACCTGACGCGGGCAATCCACAACAGTGTCTTGTGAATTTCGACGATGAAGGCGCGCTGACACAAATCCTGGGCCAGGCCAGATCGACCGTCGCTCTTAAGACTGGCCGGTCACCTTCCGGACAACTACAAATGTGTGATCCCTCCAAGCACAACGACTGCTGGACCTACCGCCAACGCTGCTCGAAACATGAGGTCAACGTCGACAGCCTCGGGCATGCGCATTTTCACCTGAGTATGGAAACGGGCATCGAGTGCTACACCTTGCCTGATCCGGGAGATGGTCTCGGCCGAGGCTTTGGGAAGCTGGTTGAATGGAAATGCACCCATGTCGATTGGGCACAAACCCCACGCGTCTTGTCCTCGCATGATCTCAATCAGTGGATCAAGGTCTGGGTCAGCGATGCCGAAAACCACGCCCCCACATATTTCGATCTGGAATCAATTCGCGTGCTGCCGGATACCTCGATACAACTCTGGTTTCAAAAGCGCGATGGGACATGGTGGTTCTGGCCGGAGCTGACGTCCGCCAGAACCTGGAATATCCGCGAATGGGTACGCGACGTGTCGGAAGTGCGGCTACGAGGCACCAGAGCAGGGCGCGCCAGTTCCTACATCATCGATTCGCTTGTTGTTCGCGACTAG
- a CDS encoding hypothetical protein (conserved membrane protein of unknown function), translating to MFGLQANVHLIHCRRMAEHDQSLLTRCAGFLGAHREELVPLAWAFTYFFCLLCGYSILRPVRDEMAIEGGLKNLPWMMTGTFLTMLCVTPLFGWLSARCSRYRLLLTVYTFFITNLVTFYVVMMSQVSPEWVARGFFVWLSVFNLFIVSVFWSFMADLFMPEQGARLFGVIAAGGSSGALIGPLLTTGLTFIAPVPVLMLVSAVFLCLCLGCIYRLEKWGRERSKHHRPQPGDALGGGFLAGIRLTLSSPYLLGICGYLSLLTMTATFLYLEQTRLVSEYLDQPEARTRLFSSLDFTTNLLTWLTQVFMTRRLVSRFGLVAPLLFLPLVSLVGFAGIALWPTLLLYVVFSVLRRVGEYALSKPAREVLFTVVNREEKYKAKNFIDTAISRGGDASTAWLVTAFKALGATTTHIAWVLVPVMGCWAWLATLLAREEKRRSSTSF from the coding sequence ATGTTCGGCTTGCAGGCGAACGTACACCTGATACACTGCAGACGCATGGCCGAACATGATCAATCACTTCTGACTCGATGCGCCGGTTTCCTGGGAGCCCACCGAGAAGAACTTGTTCCATTGGCTTGGGCTTTCACATATTTTTTCTGTCTTCTCTGTGGGTATTCCATCCTCCGTCCCGTTCGCGACGAAATGGCTATCGAAGGTGGGTTAAAGAATCTCCCATGGATGATGACCGGGACATTTCTGACCATGCTCTGCGTCACGCCGCTATTTGGGTGGTTGTCGGCTCGCTGTTCACGTTACCGGCTGCTGCTGACCGTCTACACCTTCTTCATCACCAATCTTGTGACCTTCTATGTGGTCATGATGAGTCAGGTGTCGCCGGAGTGGGTGGCCCGTGGATTTTTTGTCTGGCTGTCGGTCTTCAATCTGTTCATCGTGTCGGTCTTCTGGAGCTTTATGGCCGATTTGTTTATGCCGGAACAGGGCGCGCGGCTGTTTGGAGTGATTGCCGCAGGCGGAAGCAGCGGGGCTCTGATCGGTCCGCTCCTGACGACCGGTCTCACATTTATAGCTCCGGTTCCAGTGCTTATGCTGGTGTCGGCAGTCTTCCTGTGCCTCTGCTTGGGCTGTATCTACCGACTTGAAAAATGGGGACGAGAGCGATCTAAACATCATCGGCCACAACCAGGTGATGCTCTTGGTGGAGGGTTCCTTGCTGGGATTCGTCTGACCCTTTCGTCGCCTTATTTGCTTGGGATTTGCGGCTATCTGAGTCTTCTGACCATGACCGCCACGTTCCTATATCTTGAACAAACGCGCTTAGTTTCAGAGTACCTCGATCAGCCGGAAGCCCGTACGCGTCTCTTTTCCTCGTTGGACTTTACGACCAATCTTCTCACATGGTTGACGCAGGTCTTCATGACGAGACGACTTGTCAGCCGATTCGGTTTGGTCGCGCCTCTGTTGTTTCTTCCGTTGGTGAGTCTGGTGGGATTTGCGGGGATCGCTTTGTGGCCAACCCTCCTACTCTATGTCGTCTTTTCCGTGCTGCGGCGAGTGGGGGAGTATGCGCTGTCGAAACCGGCACGCGAGGTGCTGTTCACGGTCGTCAATCGTGAAGAAAAGTACAAAGCCAAGAACTTCATCGATACGGCCATCTCACGCGGGGGCGACGCGTCGACGGCGTGGCTCGTGACTGCCTTCAAAGCTCTTGGCGCGACAACGACTCATATTGCCTGGGTGTTGGTTCCCGTGATGGGATGTTGGGCTTGGTTGGCCACTCTGCTGGCCCGAGAAGAAAAGCGCCGATCGTCGACATCTTTCTAA
- a CDS encoding L-allo-threonine aldolase, with protein MIDLRSDTVTKPTDEMRKAMARADVGDDVYGEDPTVNRLQDMAANMLGKRFALFVPSGTMANQLAIRSQAQPGQEIIVESKSHIVRYEQGAAGALAGVQLHWIYGERGVMSAEQVEAAIRPNDPHSVTTALICLENTHNAGGGTIYPLSTIERIRTIAVRHRIPMHLDGARLFNAVAATTLPPTVYAQHFETVSICLSKGLGAPVGSLLLSNDQQVIDRARRFRRMYGGGMRQAGIIAAAGIYALERHITRLKTDHEHAKKLARLLQQIPAIQIVPQHVETNIVIFDIIDEQRTPTELVAALKDHGVLINTLGGNTYRAVTHLNIAGKQIDEAAGIFTKVLSR; from the coding sequence ATGATCGATCTTCGGAGCGACACCGTCACCAAACCAACGGATGAGATGCGCAAAGCTATGGCGCGTGCCGACGTCGGCGATGATGTCTATGGTGAAGACCCCACCGTCAATCGCCTTCAAGACATGGCAGCCAACATGCTTGGCAAGCGCTTCGCACTTTTCGTTCCCTCCGGCACCATGGCCAATCAACTCGCAATCCGGTCTCAAGCCCAGCCTGGACAAGAGATAATCGTGGAGAGCAAGAGTCACATCGTCCGGTATGAGCAAGGAGCGGCAGGAGCGCTGGCAGGCGTGCAACTCCATTGGATCTACGGCGAGCGAGGAGTCATGTCTGCGGAGCAAGTCGAAGCCGCCATCCGACCGAACGACCCCCACAGCGTCACAACCGCCTTGATCTGCCTCGAAAACACGCACAACGCTGGAGGCGGCACAATTTATCCGCTGTCCACCATTGAGAGAATCCGTACGATCGCCGTACGACACAGGATCCCCATGCATCTCGACGGAGCACGACTGTTCAACGCAGTCGCCGCCACGACGCTCCCACCGACGGTGTATGCCCAGCACTTCGAAACGGTGTCGATTTGTTTATCCAAAGGCCTCGGGGCCCCGGTCGGATCGCTGTTGCTGTCGAACGATCAACAAGTCATCGATCGTGCGCGCCGCTTCCGTCGGATGTATGGAGGAGGCATGCGCCAGGCCGGCATCATCGCCGCCGCTGGGATCTATGCATTGGAGCGGCATATCACACGCCTGAAGACCGACCATGAGCATGCAAAAAAGCTCGCTCGCCTCCTCCAACAGATCCCCGCGATCCAAATCGTGCCTCAGCATGTGGAGACGAACATCGTTATTTTCGACATCATCGATGAGCAACGCACTCCCACCGAACTGGTGGCCGCGCTCAAAGATCACGGCGTGCTCATCAATACGCTGGGTGGAAACACCTACAGAGCAGTCACACACCTGAACATTGCGGGGAAACAGATCGACGAAGCCGCCGGTATCTTTACCAAGGTCCTTTCGCGTTGA
- a CDS encoding hypothetical protein (conserved protein of unknown function) — protein MNSDTTTSPPSREELNAELLEVPEPPEQPELPPPPGFEDSVEVALRHVKGRRGGDLVGVILVGSGARRAVTPHSDIDVIALVKGEADHHEILRVGERLADIRYHGYQSVEDDLAYSLRLPSLLRKGRILYDHDDVCAKLIEKVHQRFRQGPPPSSINEQIRLKAQCYHQLGKAQDLADKPGTAYYLLTLFYEDCISAFFRLRGFWLVAPVDIHRFMFSREPALADLAGQFLTATTLPDKLNFGRQFADLLFKDVPNPARID, from the coding sequence ATGAATTCCGATACGACTACAAGCCCCCCCTCTCGTGAAGAGCTGAACGCGGAGCTGCTGGAGGTCCCCGAGCCCCCGGAACAGCCGGAACTCCCTCCTCCACCTGGATTTGAGGATAGCGTAGAGGTCGCCTTACGCCATGTGAAAGGCCGACGGGGCGGTGACTTGGTGGGCGTCATCCTGGTGGGATCAGGCGCACGGAGAGCCGTCACGCCCCACAGCGATATCGACGTGATCGCCCTCGTCAAAGGAGAGGCCGACCATCATGAAATTCTCAGGGTCGGCGAACGACTTGCGGATATTCGTTATCATGGGTACCAGTCCGTGGAAGACGACCTCGCCTATTCTCTCCGGCTCCCCTCTCTGCTTCGAAAGGGCCGAATCCTCTATGATCACGACGATGTCTGCGCCAAACTGATCGAAAAAGTGCATCAACGGTTCCGGCAAGGGCCGCCACCGTCCTCTATCAATGAACAAATTCGCCTCAAAGCGCAGTGCTATCACCAACTAGGAAAAGCACAGGATCTCGCGGATAAACCTGGAACAGCCTACTATCTCTTGACATTATTCTATGAAGATTGCATCTCCGCATTCTTTCGTTTGAGAGGGTTTTGGTTGGTCGCCCCGGTGGATATTCATCGATTCATGTTTTCGCGTGAACCGGCACTCGCAGACCTGGCTGGGCAGTTCCTCACAGCGACCACCCTCCCTGACAAGCTCAACTTTGGGCGGCAATTTGCCGATCTCCTCTTTAAGGATGTCCCGAATCCTGCTCGCATCGACTGA
- a CDS encoding 6-phosphogluconate dehydrogenase, NAD(+)-dependent, decarboxylating yields MELGFIGLGKMGMNMVIRLRRDQHRLVIYDRSNELIKQAEGHGCVGSSSLADLVSKLSAPRAVWVMVPSGAPTEETVASVAALLSPGDTIIDGGNTRFHDDVRRAAELTKKGIHYVDAGTSGGIWGLTVGYCLMVGGEESAVQRLAPVFKTLAPENGWAHVGGVGAGHYVKMVHNGIEYSMMQGYAEGFELMAKSEYKLDLAQVADLWMHGSVVRSWLLELAAGALKQDPKLDHLKGYVQDSGEGRWMIADAIEKDVPVPTLTTALFTRFRSRQDESFAEKMLAALRNAFGGHAVRR; encoded by the coding sequence ATGGAACTGGGATTTATTGGGTTAGGCAAGATGGGAATGAATATGGTCATCCGTCTACGGCGAGACCAGCACCGCCTAGTTATTTATGATCGATCCAATGAGCTAATCAAACAGGCCGAAGGCCACGGATGTGTCGGTTCGTCTTCCCTGGCCGACCTCGTGAGTAAACTCAGCGCACCACGTGCCGTCTGGGTCATGGTGCCATCCGGTGCTCCCACAGAAGAAACCGTGGCATCCGTAGCGGCGCTGTTGAGCCCCGGTGATACCATCATCGACGGTGGAAATACTCGGTTTCATGACGATGTACGGCGTGCTGCCGAGCTTACAAAAAAGGGTATCCACTACGTGGATGCAGGGACCAGCGGAGGAATCTGGGGGCTCACTGTCGGCTACTGTCTCATGGTCGGCGGCGAGGAATCGGCTGTGCAACGGCTTGCCCCGGTCTTCAAGACCCTTGCTCCCGAAAACGGCTGGGCACATGTCGGAGGGGTCGGCGCCGGACACTATGTCAAGATGGTCCATAACGGCATTGAGTACAGCATGATGCAGGGCTATGCGGAAGGTTTTGAGTTGATGGCGAAGAGCGAGTACAAACTAGACTTGGCACAGGTCGCTGATCTGTGGATGCACGGGAGTGTCGTCCGATCCTGGCTGTTGGAGCTGGCCGCGGGCGCGCTCAAACAGGACCCTAAACTGGATCATCTGAAGGGCTATGTCCAGGATTCCGGTGAGGGCCGTTGGATGATCGCCGACGCGATCGAGAAGGACGTGCCGGTTCCGACCTTGACGACGGCCCTGTTTACCCGATTTCGGTCACGGCAAGACGAATCATTTGCGGAAAAAATGCTGGCGGCTCTCCGAAATGCGTTCGGTGGTCACGCCGTCCGGCGATAA
- a CDS encoding Glucose-6-phosphate 1-dehydrogenase, translating into MAPTTSQRIDIRPTQETLPPVEPCTLVIFGGSGDLARRRLIPAVYNLLLDGLLPSNYLVLGLGRTPMSDEEFRATVREGVVKHSRQALIDETWSTFSEHLFYLSGENDDPQTYERLKARAEELERKFQLPGNRIFYLSIPPSSFTAVCEGLSHSGLAGTPGARSPYTRIIVEKPVGRDLTSAKAINEVTGRVFDESQIFRIDHYLGKETVQNLMVVRFANSIFEPIWNHKYVDHVQITVSEAEGVGTRASYYEEAGALRDMIQNHLLQLLCLVAMEPPYSLDPDVVRNAKMEVLRCLRPITVKDVEKCTVRAQYTEGKVHDTPVPGYRREKGVKPDSTTETYVAIKCFVENWRWSGVPFYLRTGKALPLRASEVAVQFKEIPQILFNANAQNPQAPNVLALKIQPEEGLSFRIVSRVPGTRAQTHPVEMDFQYGEVFGRPSPEAYERLLLDVMAGDASRFMRRDAVEASWAWITQILEAWEKSGQRWLPEYQAGTWGPVEADRLIQNDGRTWRVM; encoded by the coding sequence ATGGCGCCGACGACGAGTCAACGCATCGACATCCGCCCTACGCAGGAAACTCTGCCTCCCGTAGAACCCTGTACCCTGGTCATTTTTGGAGGCTCCGGAGATTTAGCCCGCCGACGCCTCATCCCCGCTGTGTACAATCTCCTCCTCGACGGCCTTCTCCCCTCAAACTACCTCGTCCTGGGTTTAGGTCGCACGCCGATGAGCGACGAGGAGTTCCGCGCCACGGTCCGCGAGGGTGTCGTCAAGCACTCCCGTCAGGCCTTGATCGACGAGACATGGAGCACCTTTTCCGAACACCTCTTCTATTTGTCTGGGGAAAACGACGACCCTCAGACCTACGAGCGCCTCAAAGCGCGAGCGGAGGAACTCGAGAGGAAATTCCAGCTGCCAGGAAACCGTATTTTCTATCTCAGTATTCCTCCCAGCTCCTTTACCGCAGTCTGCGAAGGCTTGTCCCACTCTGGTCTGGCGGGAACCCCAGGAGCTCGCTCACCCTACACCCGCATCATCGTAGAAAAACCGGTCGGACGGGACCTGACCAGCGCCAAAGCCATCAACGAAGTCACAGGCCGCGTCTTCGACGAGTCACAAATTTTTCGGATCGATCATTACCTGGGAAAAGAGACTGTTCAGAATCTCATGGTCGTGCGGTTCGCCAACAGCATTTTTGAGCCGATCTGGAACCATAAATACGTCGATCATGTCCAAATTACTGTGAGCGAAGCTGAAGGTGTCGGAACCAGGGCGAGCTACTATGAAGAAGCCGGCGCGTTGCGCGACATGATCCAAAACCATTTACTTCAATTACTCTGCCTCGTTGCGATGGAGCCGCCCTACTCCCTCGATCCGGATGTGGTGCGAAACGCCAAGATGGAAGTGCTGCGCTGCTTGCGGCCCATTACGGTGAAAGATGTGGAGAAGTGCACCGTCCGCGCCCAGTACACGGAAGGGAAGGTCCACGACACTCCGGTTCCCGGCTATCGACGCGAGAAAGGCGTCAAGCCCGATTCCACGACTGAGACCTACGTGGCCATCAAATGTTTCGTGGAAAACTGGCGTTGGTCCGGGGTCCCCTTCTACTTGCGGACCGGAAAAGCGTTGCCGCTACGGGCGAGCGAAGTCGCTGTTCAATTTAAAGAGATCCCGCAGATCCTCTTCAACGCCAATGCGCAAAATCCTCAAGCCCCGAACGTCCTGGCGTTGAAAATTCAGCCGGAAGAAGGGCTCTCATTCCGAATCGTCTCTCGCGTGCCGGGAACCCGCGCTCAAACCCATCCGGTTGAAATGGATTTCCAGTACGGGGAGGTGTTCGGTCGACCATCACCAGAGGCTTACGAGCGCCTGTTGCTTGACGTGATGGCGGGTGACGCATCCCGCTTTATGCGGCGCGATGCCGTCGAGGCCTCCTGGGCCTGGATTACCCAGATTCTCGAAGCCTGGGAAAAGTCTGGTCAACGCTGGCTCCCAGAATATCAAGCAGGCACATGGGGTCCGGTGGAAGCTGACCGCCTGATCCAAAACGACGGCCGCACCTGGCGGGTGATGTAA
- a CDS encoding Thioredoxin, with translation MISLQSVTDREFDRVVEASSVPVLVEFWKPGCGHCRALMVELERLQGEMGARLLILTMNVDENFQIPAELEISSLPALALYRHGEFVGFIGGLGKHDEIRMKIQFVLSS, from the coding sequence ATGATCTCTCTTCAATCCGTGACTGATCGGGAGTTTGATCGGGTAGTTGAGGCGAGCTCGGTCCCGGTCTTGGTGGAATTCTGGAAGCCTGGATGCGGCCATTGCCGCGCTTTGATGGTTGAGCTGGAACGACTGCAAGGGGAGATGGGGGCAAGGCTCCTCATCCTCACCATGAACGTCGATGAAAACTTTCAGATCCCTGCAGAATTGGAAATCTCATCGCTTCCCGCACTGGCGCTGTATCGGCACGGCGAGTTCGTGGGCTTCATCGGCGGGCTGGGAAAGCATGATGAAATAAGGATGAAAATTCAGTTCGTCTTGTCGAGTTGA
- a CDS encoding hypothetical protein (conserved protein of unknown function), with product MSRSTLVMCFGDSLTAGFQSPTRDNPTGRETPYGQFLQSYLGDVVEVRISGICGELTGEMVTRFRRDVLEHGPGYVPILGGTNDLGWNASPPEIMQNLIKMYEQALALGSLPIPVTVPSIRVEDSSESREGQEWIAGHLTRRSQLNQLIHDYADSKGLASVDLFTITAEPETGQLARIYSNDGIHLTTAGYQLFAQQVAQILKPLLTRSAPS from the coding sequence ATGAGCCGATCGACTCTGGTGATGTGTTTTGGTGATAGTCTGACTGCGGGGTTTCAGTCACCGACTCGGGACAACCCGACTGGACGGGAGACCCCATACGGGCAATTCCTCCAGTCTTATTTGGGTGATGTGGTAGAGGTTCGAATAAGCGGCATCTGCGGTGAGTTGACGGGCGAAATGGTCACGCGATTCCGGCGAGATGTACTTGAGCACGGGCCTGGTTATGTGCCAATTCTTGGAGGAACAAATGATCTCGGGTGGAACGCTTCTCCACCAGAAATCATGCAAAATCTCATCAAGATGTACGAACAAGCGCTGGCACTAGGGAGCCTGCCGATTCCGGTGACCGTCCCATCGATCCGAGTAGAAGACTCTTCTGAAAGTCGTGAAGGACAGGAGTGGATCGCGGGGCATCTTACGCGTCGTAGCCAGCTGAACCAGCTTATTCATGACTATGCCGACTCCAAAGGCCTCGCGTCTGTTGATCTGTTCACCATCACCGCCGAGCCGGAGACCGGGCAACTGGCTAGGATCTATTCGAACGATGGGATTCACCTGACCACTGCAGGCTATCAGCTCTTTGCCCAACAGGTTGCTCAGATTCTCAAGCCATTGTTGACTCGATCCGCACCATCGTGA
- a CDS encoding hypothetical protein (conserved protein of unknown function), whose translation MSTEMKTAQEMIAAAMAARAAEDPEIVSIKRVLKLLDKTAKSNRTYGSTNPVAQKFSQQLFTELTAHLTTYSKLPFLVQRTQLLCKEYVVYQAEQDGGSESIAFKLYADGIRELILNQGLTQEDLSFFLDSLWGGLDPSKDDDDIVTRIWARNLSTISIVTAEEVAKASVGNEGFLRLDSGMSLSESTLRDLLDRERSRGRQGPGGDGTGTGQGGSSSGSTPSDSSRGTGGPPNNRFQSGLVGYEVTNEELAALAKEIEAESKQDALMYLLDTLTAILASEKSSVLLTKLFRLWGHIVEALLREGKWTVLENVLSLLHETDAVRPDLSEEHKQQLVSVLNGLGRAERVKAVESYLNKNPEANVEGLSTILLLMKPDAVPALCSLLANVTSPAHQAIVTEALMVLAKDQPEPLVRGLSDRRATYVRNLLSIFIKWNNPKFIEPIEKLTRYPDAQVRREVVRAIGLFRSSGNGIRLVSLTDDEDESVRFASLKLLISGQYTVPFTHWSPLLSDEGFIDRPISERRGIFQAMRATCGDEAVPYWQSLMTAWAWTNRRKKEELAVLAAETLGRLASPAAAVALELGARKGGSAVRQACTVALTQLQKHQRGKRMVSQAEDGELS comes from the coding sequence ATGTCAACGGAGATGAAGACCGCGCAGGAAATGATCGCGGCCGCAATGGCTGCACGGGCAGCAGAAGACCCGGAAATCGTCTCGATCAAACGTGTCCTCAAGCTTTTGGACAAAACAGCGAAGTCGAATCGGACGTACGGTTCGACGAATCCTGTCGCTCAAAAGTTTTCGCAACAGCTATTCACCGAGCTGACCGCCCACTTGACCACTTACTCCAAACTCCCCTTTCTGGTCCAACGAACCCAACTATTGTGCAAAGAGTACGTCGTGTATCAGGCCGAGCAGGATGGCGGAAGTGAGAGTATTGCATTCAAGCTCTATGCGGACGGGATTCGAGAATTGATTCTCAACCAAGGCTTGACCCAGGAGGACCTCAGCTTCTTTCTGGACTCCCTGTGGGGAGGGCTTGACCCCAGCAAAGACGATGACGACATCGTGACTCGTATCTGGGCACGGAATCTGTCGACGATTTCCATCGTGACCGCTGAAGAAGTCGCGAAAGCCTCTGTTGGTAACGAGGGATTCCTTCGCCTCGATAGCGGGATGAGCTTGTCGGAGTCGACCCTCCGGGATCTCTTGGACCGCGAGCGGAGTCGAGGCAGACAAGGCCCCGGAGGAGACGGCACTGGAACAGGACAAGGAGGCTCTTCCAGTGGGAGCACTCCAAGCGACAGCTCACGAGGCACTGGAGGCCCTCCCAACAACCGATTCCAATCGGGGCTGGTTGGCTACGAGGTAACCAACGAAGAGCTCGCCGCACTGGCGAAGGAGATTGAAGCAGAGAGCAAACAGGATGCTCTCATGTACCTCTTGGATACACTGACCGCGATCCTGGCGTCTGAAAAGTCATCGGTATTACTGACGAAGCTCTTCCGTCTATGGGGCCATATCGTGGAAGCCCTCCTTCGCGAAGGGAAATGGACGGTGTTGGAGAACGTGTTGAGCCTGCTTCATGAAACCGACGCCGTCCGACCGGACTTGAGTGAGGAGCACAAGCAGCAGCTGGTCTCTGTGCTCAATGGACTTGGTCGTGCGGAACGAGTCAAGGCCGTCGAGAGCTATCTGAACAAAAATCCAGAAGCGAATGTGGAAGGGCTCTCCACCATCTTGCTGCTGATGAAGCCAGATGCAGTGCCTGCACTCTGCTCTCTCCTTGCCAACGTCACATCCCCAGCGCATCAGGCCATTGTGACGGAAGCCCTGATGGTATTAGCCAAGGACCAGCCAGAACCACTAGTGAGAGGGTTGTCGGACCGCAGAGCGACATATGTCCGCAATCTGTTGTCAATCTTCATCAAATGGAATAATCCCAAATTCATTGAACCGATCGAAAAATTGACCCGGTATCCAGACGCACAGGTCCGGCGTGAAGTGGTACGCGCGATCGGCCTCTTTCGTTCCAGCGGCAATGGCATACGACTCGTTTCGCTCACCGATGATGAAGATGAGAGTGTCCGCTTTGCCTCGCTCAAGCTACTGATATCCGGGCAATACACTGTGCCGTTTACGCACTGGTCTCCACTTCTGTCCGATGAAGGCTTCATCGACCGGCCGATCAGCGAGCGCCGAGGCATCTTTCAGGCGATGCGCGCCACGTGCGGGGATGAAGCCGTGCCCTATTGGCAAAGCCTCATGACGGCCTGGGCCTGGACCAACCGGCGCAAAAAGGAAGAGCTGGCTGTGCTCGCGGCAGAAACGCTCGGTAGGCTTGCGTCGCCCGCCGCCGCCGTTGCATTGGAACTCGGCGCACGAAAAGGAGGCTCCGCAGTTCGTCAAGCTTGCACCGTGGCTCTTACACAATTGCAGAAGCATCAAAGAGGGAAACGGATGGTCTCGCAAGCAGAGGACGGAGAGCTCTCATGA